A genomic region of Desulfosarcina ovata subsp. ovata contains the following coding sequences:
- a CDS encoding branched-chain amino acid ABC transporter permease: protein MNVDYFFEMFLGGLTRGSIYAMIALGYTMVYGIIELINFAHGEIYMIGAFTGLIVVGILTLAGWNTVAILVIASFAAVIWAASYGWTMEKIAYKPLRKAPRLSALISAIGMSLFLQNYVLLAQTSDFLPFPNLIPDFKFLKPIEHILRPSELVIYLTTAIVMALLTFLIKFTRMGKAMRATSQDREMAMLVGVNVDRVISMTFVLGSATAALGGILIASHIGQINFYIGFLAGIKAFVAAVLGGIGSMPGAVLGSLVLGWTESFFTGYISSDYEDVFAFLFLVLILIFRPSGLLGRKEMDKV, encoded by the coding sequence TACGGAATTATCGAGCTGATCAATTTCGCCCATGGCGAAATCTACATGATTGGTGCCTTTACCGGTCTGATCGTGGTGGGCATCTTGACCCTGGCCGGTTGGAACACCGTGGCCATCCTGGTGATTGCCTCGTTTGCCGCGGTCATCTGGGCAGCATCGTATGGTTGGACCATGGAGAAAATCGCCTACAAACCGCTTCGTAAGGCACCACGGCTTTCGGCGTTGATCAGCGCCATCGGCATGTCCCTGTTTTTACAGAATTACGTTTTGTTGGCACAGACATCCGATTTCCTTCCCTTCCCCAATTTGATTCCCGATTTTAAATTTTTGAAACCGATTGAGCATATTCTGCGGCCTTCGGAATTGGTCATTTACCTCACCACGGCCATTGTTATGGCCCTTTTGACATTCTTGATCAAATTCACCCGGATGGGAAAAGCCATGCGCGCCACATCCCAGGATCGTGAAATGGCCATGCTGGTGGGCGTGAACGTCGACAGGGTGATTTCCATGACTTTCGTGCTGGGGTCGGCCACCGCCGCCTTGGGGGGGATCTTGATTGCCTCGCACATCGGTCAGATCAATTTTTACATCGGGTTTCTCGCCGGCATCAAGGCTTTCGTGGCAGCGGTATTGGGCGGCATTGGCAGCATGCCCGGGGCGGTTCTGGGAAGCCTGGTATTGGGATGGACAGAGAGCTTTTTTACCGGGTACATCTCCAGTGACTATGAGGACGTATTTGCTTTTCTCTTTTTGGTGCTGATTTTGATTTTTCGCCCTTCGGGGCTCTTGGGACGGAAAGAGATGGATAAAGTCTGA
- a CDS encoding ABC transporter permease subunit has product MATTDKSMAVGLFRWDEVRKSLLASLWFMFLTFPVMVIRVNTIYKTVEWRWHRMAYVGVGAFLLSFVWRFLIRRKEAGIKRAEESEEQTLTRAQRLIRDPRFAKPGIVVVGIGFLVFPLISSLYQIDIMTTALIYVVVALGLNIVVGLAGLLDLGYVAFYAVGAYSYALLNYHFGIGFWLALPIGGAVGMLFGILLGFPVLRLRGDYLAIVTLGFGEIIRLVLENWNEFSFGPSGIANIPRPGFFGMTLSLYQNHVYIYYLMVGLALFTIFVVRRLQNSRIGRAWMALREDEVACQAMGINKTRTKLSAFALGATWAGMGGVVFAAKTTFINPASFTIWESVIILCCVVLGGMGSIVGVICGAFALKLLPEYFRAFSEYRMLVFGMVLVLMMVFRPGGIISDVRKIYRFEGGSETRGK; this is encoded by the coding sequence ATGGCAACCACGGACAAATCAATGGCCGTCGGGCTATTTCGTTGGGATGAAGTAAGAAAATCGCTTTTGGCCAGCCTATGGTTCATGTTTCTGACATTTCCCGTCATGGTCATTCGCGTCAATACCATTTACAAAACCGTCGAATGGCGTTGGCATCGCATGGCGTATGTCGGCGTGGGCGCCTTTTTGCTTTCTTTTGTTTGGCGGTTTCTCATCCGACGCAAGGAGGCGGGAATCAAAAGGGCCGAAGAGAGCGAAGAACAGACCCTTACCAGAGCTCAACGCCTGATCAGGGATCCTCGATTTGCCAAGCCGGGAATCGTTGTTGTCGGAATCGGCTTTTTGGTTTTTCCCCTGATATCCTCCCTCTATCAAATCGACATCATGACCACTGCCCTGATTTACGTGGTGGTCGCTTTGGGCCTGAATATTGTCGTTGGGTTGGCTGGGTTGCTCGATCTCGGCTACGTCGCCTTTTATGCCGTCGGGGCCTATTCCTACGCGTTGCTGAATTATCACTTCGGTATCGGCTTCTGGCTGGCCCTGCCCATTGGTGGCGCCGTGGGTATGCTTTTCGGTATTTTGTTGGGCTTTCCTGTTTTAAGGCTTCGGGGGGACTATCTGGCCATCGTTACCTTGGGATTTGGCGAAATCATCCGCCTGGTCCTGGAAAATTGGAACGAATTCTCTTTCGGCCCCAGCGGGATCGCCAACATCCCCCGTCCCGGTTTTTTCGGGATGACCCTCTCCCTGTACCAAAATCATGTCTATATTTATTACTTGATGGTGGGATTGGCGCTTTTTACCATATTTGTGGTCCGGCGGCTGCAGAATTCCCGCATCGGTCGGGCGTGGATGGCGCTTCGGGAAGATGAAGTCGCCTGCCAGGCCATGGGGATTAACAAAACTCGCACCAAGCTTAGCGCCTTTGCCTTGGGGGCGACGTGGGCGGGCATGGGTGGCGTGGTATTCGCGGCCAAGACGACCTTCATCAACCCGGCCAGTTTTACCATCTGGGAGTCGGTCATTATTTTATGCTGCGTGGTACTCGGCGGCATGGGGTCCATCGTGGGCGTGATTTGCGGTGCCTTTGCGCTGAAACTGCTGCCGGAGTACTTTCGTGCCTTTTCAGAATACCGGATGCTTGTTTTCGGCATGGTACTGGTGCTCATGATGGTCTTTCGCCCGGGAGGCATCATCAGTGACGTCAGAAAAATCTATCGTTTTGAAGGTGGAAGCGAGACCCGTGGAAAATAA
- a CDS encoding ABC transporter ATP-binding protein, with translation MLKLEAIKTYYGNIQALKGVSLEVQTGEIITLIGANGAGKTTTLMSISGIVPPRTGEIYFMGKPISRVNPDKIVAMGISQVPEGRRIFPYLSVLENLDMGAFLRKDKRDIQADLDYVFSLFPILAERRNQAGGTLSGGEQQMLAISRALMARPRLLLLDEPSLGLAPLIVKQIFEIIKKINRENNTTIFLVEQNANLALKVAHRGYVMENGKITLADSAESLLANEAVKKAYLGI, from the coding sequence ATGCTTAAATTGGAAGCGATCAAAACCTATTATGGCAATATTCAGGCGTTAAAGGGGGTCAGCCTGGAGGTTCAAACGGGTGAAATCATCACCTTGATCGGTGCCAATGGCGCCGGTAAAACCACGACCCTGATGTCCATATCCGGAATCGTGCCGCCGCGGACCGGAGAAATTTACTTTATGGGAAAACCCATCAGCCGGGTCAATCCAGACAAAATCGTTGCCATGGGGATCAGCCAGGTTCCGGAAGGCCGACGGATCTTCCCTTATCTGTCCGTCCTCGAGAACCTGGACATGGGGGCGTTTTTGCGCAAAGATAAGCGCGATATCCAGGCGGATCTGGACTATGTCTTCAGCCTCTTTCCCATTCTGGCGGAACGGCGCAACCAGGCCGGTGGCACCTTGAGCGGTGGCGAGCAGCAGATGCTGGCCATTTCCCGGGCACTGATGGCCCGGCCACGACTGCTTTTACTGGATGAGCCGTCACTGGGGCTGGCTCCGCTGATTGTTAAACAGATATTTGAAATCATAAAAAAAATTAACAGGGAAAACAATACGACGATCTTTCTGGTGGAGCAAAACGCCAACCTTGCCCTGAAGGTTGCTCACCGCGGGTATGTAATGGAAAACGGGAAGATTACCCTTGCGGATAGCGCGGAATCGCTGCTGGCCAACGAGGCGGTCAAGAAAGCCTATCTGGGGATCTGA
- a CDS encoding lytic transglycosylase domain-containing protein — protein sequence MNRDDSHFSRTLMTDLTVFLVTLTVCSFCLTAATMLSRSTRSAPDVSPRLAMPQPPNCPELVPEPERTLPAADNRIAEAPDGAIPSSRLPFHGIITQVAGRYEVDPSLVRAIIFAESGYNPRARSEKGARGLMQLMPATAKALGVQDVYDPKENIEGGVRYFRTLLDRFGGDVQLALAAYNAGSRHVRNYAGVPPFKATRRYIKKVLKFQHQFKMEKSFGARQMA from the coding sequence ATGAACAGAGACGATTCCCACTTTTCCCGCACGTTGATGACCGATTTGACGGTTTTTTTAGTAACCTTGACGGTTTGCAGTTTTTGCCTGACGGCCGCCACAATGCTTTCCCGATCCACGCGATCGGCTCCGGATGTGTCCCCCAGGCTGGCCATGCCCCAACCACCGAACTGCCCTGAACTGGTACCCGAACCCGAACGCACGTTGCCGGCGGCAGACAATCGGATCGCCGAGGCTCCGGATGGTGCGATACCGTCGTCCCGTCTCCCCTTTCACGGTATCATTACCCAAGTGGCCGGCCGTTACGAGGTGGACCCCAGCCTGGTTCGGGCCATCATTTTTGCAGAATCCGGTTATAATCCCCGAGCGAGGTCAGAAAAAGGGGCCCGCGGGTTGATGCAGTTGATGCCGGCGACCGCCAAGGCGCTGGGGGTTCAGGATGTTTACGATCCCAAAGAGAATATCGAAGGCGGCGTCCGTTACTTCAGGACCCTTCTGGATCGCTTTGGTGGAGATGTTCAACTGGCCCTGGCGGCATACAATGCCGGTTCCCGCCACGTCAGAAACTATGCTGGCGTGCCGCCGTTCAAGGCGACACGGCGATACATCAAAAAAGTTCTCAAATTTCAGCATCAATTCAAAATGGAAAAAAGCTTCGGAGCCCGCCAGATGGCCTGA
- a CDS encoding YcgN family cysteine cluster protein, whose amino-acid sequence MSNTDPKKIGTPFWKTKPLDHMGRDQWESLCDGCGRCCLQKFQDGKTGKVTYTWVSCYLLDTHTCCCTDYGDRSTLVPDCLLLTPKMIPRLRWLPRTCAYRRLAEGKDLAAWHPLVSGDAESVHRAGISVRNKAISEIYVHPEDVDFYAIGYRL is encoded by the coding sequence ATGAGTAACACAGACCCTAAAAAAATAGGCACTCCTTTCTGGAAAACCAAGCCCTTGGACCACATGGGGCGAGACCAGTGGGAATCGCTGTGTGACGGTTGCGGCCGCTGCTGCCTGCAGAAGTTTCAGGATGGGAAAACCGGGAAAGTCACCTACACCTGGGTTTCCTGTTATCTGTTGGACACCCACACCTGCTGTTGCACCGATTACGGCGACCGTTCGACCCTGGTTCCCGATTGCCTGTTGCTGACGCCGAAAATGATTCCGCGCCTGCGCTGGTTGCCACGAACCTGCGCCTATCGACGGCTGGCCGAAGGCAAAGACCTGGCTGCCTGGCATCCGCTGGTTTCCGGCGATGCGGAATCCGTGCATCGGGCCGGTATATCGGTGCGAAACAAAGCCATTTCCGAAATTTATGTTCACCCGGAAGATGTTGATTTTTACGCCATCGGCTACCGATTATGA
- a CDS encoding Na/Pi cotransporter family protein, with the protein MTGVLITTLGGLGMFILGMKMMTEGLQMSAGKRIKAILSAVSSNRVLGCLTGTVVTAMVQSSSAATVMLIGFVTAGLMTLQQAVGMILGANIGTTVTAQLIAFKLSALALPAVATGVVLKYFTQQKKTRYIGDVVLGFGLLFYGMTIMKHGLAPIKSDPNFLAFFTKFDPSSMEGLLLCVVVGAGLTIMVQSSSATIGLTMTLASQGLLAFPGAMALVLGENIGTTITAELATIGSNNINAHRAARAHTMFNVIGVTLMLCVFPMFVKLVEAVTLSLGAGPVDQVVGDDLVNVGRYIANGHTLFNVINASFFLLVLPWLIKVAILLSPKEEEEIDYYRLPNFGDRLIDTPIAAIVESRSEILRMAETANYTFRKTVKRLQDRDYKKLAKWRKVENHLDDMQREILAYLIRIYQSDVSESEAKEVSSLMRMTNNIERIGDSVENIAQSIEDMIEGNLTFTERAMIDLESLVEKVLAFMELLTSAMHQRPADFMKQADKLENAIDAMREKFRDEHIQRLRSCECGIDQGLVYVSLLTNLEKIGDYCFNIAEAVAGKK; encoded by the coding sequence ATGACGGGTGTGTTGATTACGACCCTCGGCGGGTTGGGCATGTTTATCCTCGGGATGAAAATGATGACCGAGGGACTTCAGATGTCCGCCGGCAAACGGATCAAGGCGATATTGAGCGCCGTATCTTCGAACCGGGTGCTGGGTTGCCTGACCGGCACCGTGGTGACGGCAATGGTACAATCTTCATCCGCCGCCACGGTGATGCTCATCGGATTCGTCACCGCCGGGCTGATGACCCTGCAACAGGCCGTGGGCATGATTCTGGGGGCCAACATCGGCACCACGGTCACGGCCCAGCTGATCGCCTTTAAATTGAGCGCCCTGGCATTGCCGGCCGTCGCAACCGGTGTGGTGCTCAAATATTTTACCCAGCAGAAAAAAACGCGTTACATTGGTGATGTTGTTCTGGGGTTCGGCCTGCTGTTTTACGGCATGACCATTATGAAACATGGGCTTGCCCCGATTAAAAGCGATCCCAACTTCCTGGCGTTTTTTACCAAATTCGATCCCAGCTCCATGGAGGGGCTGCTGTTGTGCGTTGTTGTCGGCGCCGGGCTGACGATCATGGTACAGTCTTCTTCGGCAACCATCGGCCTTACCATGACGCTTGCCAGCCAGGGCTTGCTCGCCTTTCCCGGTGCCATGGCGCTGGTGCTGGGCGAAAATATCGGAACCACGATTACCGCCGAGCTGGCCACGATTGGTTCCAACAATATCAATGCCCACCGTGCGGCACGGGCGCACACCATGTTCAACGTGATCGGGGTGACCCTCATGCTGTGTGTCTTCCCCATGTTCGTTAAACTGGTGGAGGCCGTGACCCTCTCCCTCGGTGCCGGTCCCGTGGACCAGGTTGTGGGTGACGATCTGGTCAACGTTGGCCGGTATATCGCCAATGGTCACACCCTGTTCAATGTAATCAATGCGTCGTTTTTTTTGCTGGTGCTGCCCTGGCTGATCAAAGTTGCGATTCTGCTCTCTCCCAAAGAGGAGGAGGAGATCGACTACTATCGTCTGCCCAACTTCGGCGACCGGCTGATCGATACGCCCATTGCCGCCATTGTCGAGTCCCGCAGCGAGATTCTGCGCATGGCCGAGACGGCCAACTACACCTTCCGCAAAACCGTTAAACGGTTACAGGACCGGGATTATAAGAAGCTGGCCAAGTGGCGCAAGGTAGAGAACCATCTTGACGACATGCAACGGGAGATCCTGGCCTACCTGATCCGGATCTATCAGAGTGATGTGAGCGAATCCGAGGCCAAAGAAGTTTCCAGCCTGATGCGAATGACCAACAATATTGAACGGATCGGTGATTCGGTGGAGAACATTGCCCAGTCGATCGAGGACATGATCGAAGGCAACCTCACTTTTACCGAGCGGGCCATGATCGACCTGGAATCACTGGTGGAGAAAGTCCTGGCGTTTATGGAACTGCTCACATCGGCCATGCATCAGCGCCCGGCCGACTTCATGAAACAGGCGGACAAACTGGAAAACGCCATTGACGCCATGCGGGAAAAATTCCGCGATGAACACATCCAGCGCTTGCGTTCCTGCGAATGCGGTATCGATCAAGGATTGGTCTATGTCAGCCTGCTGACCAATCTGGAGAAGATCGGTGACTATTGCTTCAATATCGCCGAAGCGGTGGCCGGAAAAAAATAA
- a CDS encoding YkgJ family cysteine cluster protein → MKSIDPETIEKLPGTRLKPTDTFRFRCHKDLSCFNRCCRNLNLFLYPYDVVRLKKALGLDADQFLETHVDVILREGNHFPDVLLRMADNETRTCPFLSSAGCTVYPDRPDTCRTFPVEHGILFRGQGQSERVSFFRPPDFCQGQHENQTWTLRGWADDQDAATYNQMTAQWAEIKSLFQKNPWGSAGMNSSKGKMAFMAAYNIDRFREFVFQSSFLKRYRIKKNLAKKWRINDRELMLFGFEWIRYFVWGIASPNIRI, encoded by the coding sequence ATGAAATCCATTGATCCCGAAACCATAGAAAAGCTGCCGGGCACCCGGCTCAAGCCGACCGACACGTTCCGATTTCGCTGTCACAAGGATTTGAGCTGCTTTAACCGGTGCTGCCGCAATCTGAACCTGTTCCTTTATCCGTATGATGTGGTGCGTTTAAAAAAGGCACTCGGCCTAGACGCCGACCAGTTTCTTGAAACCCACGTGGATGTGATTCTGCGCGAGGGCAACCATTTTCCCGACGTCCTGCTGCGCATGGCGGACAACGAAACCCGGACCTGCCCTTTTCTGAGTTCGGCGGGCTGCACGGTGTACCCGGACCGCCCCGATACCTGCCGGACTTTTCCGGTCGAACATGGCATCTTGTTCAGGGGACAGGGTCAATCGGAAAGGGTCAGCTTCTTCCGTCCTCCGGATTTTTGTCAGGGACAACACGAAAACCAGACCTGGACCCTCCGCGGGTGGGCCGATGACCAAGACGCGGCCACCTACAACCAGATGACGGCACAATGGGCCGAAATCAAATCCCTTTTTCAGAAGAATCCCTGGGGTAGCGCCGGTATGAACAGCTCCAAAGGCAAAATGGCCTTCATGGCGGCATATAATATTGATCGATTCCGGGAGTTTGTGTTCCAGAGCAGTTTTTTGAAGCGCTATCGGATAAAAAAAAATCTGGCGAAAAAGTGGCGCATCAACGACCGCGAATTGATGCTTTTCGGTTTTGAATGGATTCGCTATTTCGTCTGGGGAATTGCCTCACCCAATATCCGCATCTGA
- a CDS encoding deoxyguanosinetriphosphate triphosphohydrolase: MNLREQFEKREQNFMSPFGCLSAQSRGRKRVEAPCPIRTVFQVDRDRIVYSNAFRRLKHKTQVFLNPLGDEYRTRLTHTLEVAQIARTIARAMFLNEDLTEAIALGHDLGHTPFGHGGETVLQEIHSPAFSHHRQSLRVVDVIENNGRGLNLTHEVRDGIVKHSKGYGKILPDNPDELAFTNEGRVVRVSDIMAYLNHDLDDAIRSGVIHESQVPEVCIRVIGRTHQERATTMIRDLVFSSRAENGELRLDMSEEVFNAMTTLRAFLYQNVYRSHRVHREFIKAKKILAELYGYLIDNPAALEAELSRMGIDGCLDNGEPREQVVCDFIASITDRYALDLYRKNFFPSPTV, from the coding sequence ATGAATCTCCGCGAGCAGTTCGAAAAACGCGAACAGAATTTCATGTCCCCGTTCGGCTGCCTGAGTGCCCAGAGCCGTGGCCGCAAACGGGTGGAAGCCCCCTGCCCCATTCGCACCGTATTCCAGGTGGATCGCGACCGGATCGTCTACTCCAATGCATTCCGACGTCTGAAGCATAAGACCCAGGTTTTCCTCAATCCCCTGGGCGACGAGTACCGCACCCGGCTGACCCATACCCTGGAGGTCGCCCAGATCGCGCGGACCATTGCCCGGGCCATGTTTCTCAATGAAGATCTGACCGAAGCCATCGCCCTGGGCCACGACCTGGGGCATACCCCCTTCGGCCATGGCGGAGAAACGGTTCTGCAGGAAATTCATTCACCGGCGTTTTCCCACCACCGTCAAAGCCTTCGGGTGGTTGATGTGATCGAAAACAACGGCAGGGGGTTGAACCTGACCCACGAAGTGCGTGACGGCATCGTCAAACACTCCAAAGGATACGGCAAAATCCTTCCCGACAATCCCGACGAACTGGCCTTCACCAACGAGGGGCGCGTCGTTCGCGTTTCCGACATCATGGCCTACCTGAACCATGATCTGGACGATGCCATTCGCAGCGGCGTCATCCATGAGTCACAGGTGCCCGAGGTCTGCATCCGGGTGATCGGCCGTACCCACCAGGAGCGGGCCACCACCATGATCCGAGACCTGGTCTTTTCCAGCCGGGCGGAAAACGGCGAGCTGCGACTGGACATGAGTGAAGAGGTTTTCAATGCCATGACCACGCTGCGCGCTTTTCTCTACCAGAATGTTTACCGCAGTCACCGGGTCCACCGGGAGTTTATCAAGGCCAAGAAAATTCTTGCCGAACTTTACGGGTATCTGATAGACAACCCGGCGGCTCTCGAAGCCGAACTGTCCCGTATGGGCATTGACGGCTGCCTGGACAACGGCGAGCCCCGCGAGCAGGTGGTGTGCGATTTTATCGCCAGCATCACCGACCGCTATGCCCTTGACCTTTACCGGAAAAATTTTTTTCCGTCACCCACCGTCTGA
- a CDS encoding type I restriction enzyme HsdR N-terminal domain-containing protein, which yields MGGHHLILGTLRDFITDDVVDDTHDERYRQKIARFLVSEKGYRKAEIHPHHPLVVAAGDRRGRLWVDYTVTVDDRALMVIKYAPGSLVTRHRSTLAISRLVASYQIPVVVVTNGEDADILDGEQGRMVASGFDRIPSRAELLDRLEMTVFSPISTKRAEMEARIVYAFEIDGGCPCDDTACRIA from the coding sequence ATGGGTGGACATCATTTAATATTGGGGACCCTGCGGGATTTCATCACCGATGACGTGGTGGACGATACGCATGATGAGCGCTACCGTCAGAAAATCGCCCGTTTTCTGGTTTCCGAGAAAGGATATCGGAAGGCGGAGATCCATCCGCACCACCCGCTTGTGGTCGCGGCGGGCGATCGCCGGGGGCGCCTGTGGGTCGACTATACGGTAACGGTTGACGATCGGGCCTTAATGGTGATTAAATACGCGCCTGGGTCGCTGGTGACCCGTCACCGGTCCACGCTGGCCATTTCGCGCCTGGTTGCATCCTATCAGATTCCCGTGGTTGTCGTGACCAATGGGGAGGATGCCGATATCCTCGACGGTGAGCAGGGCCGGATGGTTGCCTCCGGGTTTGATCGGATTCCCTCTCGGGCGGAATTGCTTGATCGACTGGAAATGACGGTCTTTTCACCCATTTCGACAAAACGGGCGGAAATGGAGGCCAGAATTGTTTATGCCTTTGAAATCGATGGCGGTTGTCCCTGTGACGATACCGCATGCAGGATCGCATGA
- a CDS encoding nucleoside deaminase yields the protein MKSEVGGEKDTQFMSAALEMAEVALAQGDFPVGCVVAGGSVIVARARRTGTADGPTNEIDHAEINTLRSLYADAPDVDRTQLTLYCTMEPCLMCFAAILLSGIGRVVYAYEDVMGGGTGCDRSGLPPLYRDAQITVISGVMRNESLVLFQRFFAGSGNAYWADSLLSRYTLDQAVAP from the coding sequence ATGAAATCGGAAGTGGGGGGAGAAAAAGATACCCAATTCATGTCGGCGGCGCTTGAAATGGCCGAAGTGGCCTTGGCGCAGGGTGATTTCCCCGTGGGATGTGTGGTCGCGGGTGGTTCGGTGATCGTTGCCCGGGCTAGGCGAACGGGAACGGCGGATGGACCGACCAATGAAATCGATCATGCCGAAATTAACACCCTCAGAAGCCTTTACGCCGACGCGCCTGACGTCGACCGCACCCAACTGACCCTCTATTGTACGATGGAGCCCTGCTTGATGTGTTTCGCGGCGATTTTGCTCAGCGGCATCGGTCGGGTCGTCTACGCCTACGAAGATGTCATGGGGGGGGGGACGGGATGCGACCGATCCGGTTTGCCGCCCCTGTATCGCGATGCACAAATAACGGTGATCTCCGGGGTGATGAGAAACGAGAGCCTGGTGCTTTTTCAGCGGTTTTTCGCCGGTTCGGGAAATGCGTACTGGGCGGACAGCCTGCTGAGTCGCTACACATTGGATCAGGCGGTGGCGCCGTAA
- the infC gene encoding translation initiation factor IF-3 — protein MNRTRPDTTRINQGIRVREVRLIDPEGNQVGVLPIHQALAKANDYGLDLVEISPTAKPPVCKIMDYGRFKYEQTKKQQEAKKKQTTFQIKEIKVRPKTGDHDLGTKMGHIRKFLDRKDKVKVTVMFRGREITLSDRGRALLQHIATELEDIAVVEQYPKFEGRTMMMVLAPKT, from the coding sequence ATGAACAGGACTCGCCCCGATACCACGCGAATCAATCAGGGTATCCGAGTCAGAGAAGTTCGTCTGATTGATCCGGAAGGCAACCAGGTGGGAGTCCTTCCAATTCATCAGGCGCTGGCCAAAGCTAATGATTATGGTTTGGATCTCGTCGAAATTTCGCCGACGGCGAAACCGCCGGTATGCAAGATTATGGATTACGGGCGGTTCAAGTACGAGCAGACCAAAAAGCAGCAAGAGGCCAAGAAAAAGCAGACCACTTTTCAGATCAAGGAGATCAAGGTCCGGCCGAAGACAGGCGACCATGATCTTGGGACGAAAATGGGGCATATCCGTAAATTCCTTGATCGGAAGGACAAAGTCAAGGTCACTGTGATGTTTCGGGGGCGTGAAATTACGCTTTCAGATCGCGGCAGAGCGTTGTTGCAGCACATTGCGACGGAACTGGAAGACATTGCCGTTGTAGAGCAATATCCCAAGTTCGAGGGGCGAACCATGATGATGGTACTGGCGCCCAAAACCTAA
- the rpmI gene encoding 50S ribosomal protein L35 — translation MPKIKTNRAAAKRFKKTGSGGYSFSKSHHSHILTSKTRKRKRSLKKAQMIKKSDMREVRLLLPNG, via the coding sequence ATGCCAAAAATCAAAACCAACCGGGCGGCTGCCAAACGGTTTAAAAAAACCGGTTCCGGTGGATACTCGTTTTCCAAGTCCCATCACAGTCACATCCTGACCAGCAAGACACGGAAACGGAAACGCTCCCTGAAAAAAGCCCAGATGATTAAAAAGAGCGATATGCGCGAAGTCAGGCTGCTGTTGCCCAACGGGTAA
- the rplT gene encoding 50S ribosomal protein L20 has translation MRIKRGFKARRRRQKVLKLAKGFRGGHSKLFRTAADTVDRALNYAYRDRKQRKRQFRRLWIARINAAARMNDLSYSRFISGLKKADVDLDRKVLAELAISDPAGFSQIAALAAQQA, from the coding sequence ATGCGAATTAAACGAGGATTCAAGGCGAGAAGACGTCGTCAGAAAGTGTTGAAACTGGCCAAGGGGTTTCGTGGCGGCCACAGCAAACTGTTCCGCACGGCGGCCGATACGGTGGATCGGGCCCTCAATTATGCCTACCGGGATCGCAAACAGCGCAAACGCCAGTTCCGCCGCCTGTGGATTGCCCGAATCAACGCCGCGGCCCGGATGAACGACCTTTCCTACAGCCGATTTATCTCGGGGCTGAAAAAGGCGGATGTCGACCTTGACCGGAAGGTGCTTGCCGAGCTTGCCATATCCGATCCCGCTGGCTTTTCCCAGATTGCCGCCCTTGCGGCACAGCAGGCTTAA